In a single window of the Saccharothrix australiensis genome:
- a CDS encoding transposase, with translation MAPPKKYPDESRARAVRLFRESDPKPVVRRLAEQLGVHPEALRNWIRQDEADRGERDDRPTSTESEELRQLRKENAEFKRANEILKTASAFFAVEPDPTRRRS, from the coding sequence GTGGCACCACCGAAGAAGTACCCCGACGAGTCGAGGGCGCGTGCTGTCCGGTTGTTCAGGGAGTCGGATCCCAAACCGGTGGTCCGGCGCTTGGCCGAGCAGTTGGGCGTGCACCCGGAGGCGTTGCGGAACTGGATCCGGCAGGACGAGGCCGACCGCGGCGAGCGGGACGACCGGCCCACCTCGACCGAGTCGGAGGAGCTGCGCCAGCTGCGCAAGGAGAACGCGGAATTCAAACGCGCCAACGAGATCCTGAAGACCGCGTCCGCGTTCTTCGCGGTGGAACCCGACCCGACCCGGCGACGGTCGTGA
- a CDS encoding IS110 family transposase, protein MRTDLGVLRPGDEVAVYLRTPTRRRTDLVDGRTRQTNRLRDQLLAFFPALERVRA, encoded by the coding sequence ATGCGCACCGATCTCGGCGTGCTGCGGCCGGGCGACGAGGTCGCCGTCTACCTGCGGACTCCCACCCGGAGGCGGACCGACCTGGTCGACGGCCGCACCCGGCAGACCAACCGGCTCCGCGACCAGCTCCTGGCGTTCTTCCCCGCCCTGGAACGAGTCCGAGCCTGA
- a CDS encoding AraC family transcriptional regulator: MDPIDDVLSARSGEDSRYVLVQARGPWGISFRSPRATYVMMVRSGRCWWLRGANTAPALLTPGACFLVQADAEFAVADEPGRSTVSCESLLAAERDPSVRHGGNGPLTEIVSARLALDSGVTEPLLRALPPVLRFDLDDSADDALRSTFRLLELERSFPGFGSGFIMSRLAEALFVYALRTYVSSSATAPHGWLAALSDPRLAPALRELHTDIAHPWTVKELASRAGMSRAAFAAAFKQKTGDSPINHLTCWRMHRAKRLLRDTQLSLGQIARTIGYDTDAAFSRAFRRVEGVAPGTWRRRWRTSAGELSRAD; this comes from the coding sequence GTGGACCCTATCGACGACGTCCTGTCAGCAAGGTCCGGTGAGGACTCGCGGTATGTGCTGGTGCAGGCCCGCGGGCCGTGGGGGATCTCGTTCCGCTCGCCCCGTGCGACCTATGTGATGATGGTCAGGAGCGGGCGTTGCTGGTGGCTGCGCGGCGCGAACACGGCTCCGGCACTGCTCACCCCCGGCGCCTGCTTCCTGGTCCAAGCCGACGCCGAGTTCGCCGTCGCGGACGAGCCGGGGCGGAGCACGGTCAGCTGTGAGAGCCTCCTGGCGGCCGAGCGCGATCCCTCGGTGCGCCACGGCGGGAACGGACCGCTGACCGAGATCGTTTCGGCTCGGTTGGCCTTGGACAGCGGGGTCACCGAGCCCCTGTTGCGGGCGCTGCCGCCCGTGTTGCGGTTCGACCTCGACGACTCGGCCGACGACGCGTTGCGCTCCACGTTCCGGTTGTTGGAGCTGGAGCGCTCATTCCCCGGCTTCGGGTCCGGATTCATCATGAGCCGCTTGGCCGAAGCGCTCTTCGTGTACGCGCTACGGACCTATGTCTCGTCATCCGCCACGGCCCCGCACGGATGGCTTGCCGCGCTGAGCGACCCAAGGCTCGCGCCGGCCCTGCGCGAACTGCACACCGATATCGCCCATCCTTGGACGGTCAAGGAACTCGCGAGCCGGGCCGGGATGTCGCGGGCGGCCTTCGCCGCGGCGTTCAAGCAGAAGACAGGCGATTCACCGATCAACCACCTCACTTGCTGGCGGATGCACCGAGCGAAAAGACTGCTGCGTGACACGCAATTGAGCCTCGGGCAGATCGCACGGACGATCGGCTACGACACCGACGCCGCCTTCAGCCGAGCTTTCCGCCGTGTCGAGGGCGTCGCACCGGGAACATGGCGACGCCGTTGGCGCACCTCGGCCGGAGAACTCTCACGAGCAGACTGA
- a CDS encoding flavodoxin family protein has translation MPESPAPAPSVAIAFHSGHGHTAVLAEAARRGAAVAGANAILVPVDTITERQWRQLDDADAIVFGSPTHMGSASAAFHTFAEATSRRFAEGRWADKLAAGFTNSASKYGDKAGTLAFFATFAAQHRMLWVSLGLAPGWNSTTATENDLNRLGFWGGAGAQTPVDGGIETVHPSDIATVEHLGGRVARQAALVAAGRRAVRLTS, from the coding sequence ATGCCCGAGTCCCCCGCCCCGGCCCCGTCGGTCGCCATCGCCTTCCACTCCGGCCACGGGCACACCGCGGTCCTCGCGGAGGCCGCCCGGCGCGGCGCGGCCGTGGCCGGTGCCAACGCGATCCTCGTGCCCGTGGACACCATCACCGAGCGACAATGGCGGCAGTTGGACGATGCCGACGCGATCGTGTTCGGCTCGCCCACCCACATGGGCAGCGCGTCCGCCGCATTCCACACCTTCGCCGAGGCCACCAGCCGTCGTTTCGCGGAAGGCCGCTGGGCCGACAAGCTCGCGGCAGGCTTCACCAACTCCGCGTCCAAGTACGGCGACAAGGCGGGCACTCTCGCCTTCTTCGCCACCTTCGCCGCCCAGCACCGCATGCTGTGGGTCAGCCTCGGCCTCGCCCCCGGCTGGAACTCGACCACCGCCACCGAGAACGACCTCAACCGCCTCGGCTTCTGGGGTGGCGCCGGAGCCCAGACCCCAGTGGACGGCGGCATCGAAACCGTTCACCCGTCCGACATCGCCACCGTCGAGCACCTCGGCGGCCGGGTCGCCCGCCAGGCGGCACTCGTGGCAGCCGGACGCCGCGCTGTCCGCCTCACTTCCTGA
- a CDS encoding SH3 domain-containing protein, translating into MDKVRPFLVAVSALAALTGVGAVGAGTASAEAFSVQEARTLCYANDVDVRYSPGGSPTGRLVYRNQSVNVIDHRDGVWWQINSPYSGYVLAAYFC; encoded by the coding sequence ATGGACAAGGTGAGACCTTTCTTGGTGGCGGTCTCGGCGCTGGCTGCGCTCACCGGCGTCGGAGCCGTTGGGGCCGGAACGGCATCGGCGGAAGCGTTCAGCGTGCAAGAAGCTCGCACTTTGTGCTATGCGAACGACGTTGACGTGCGGTACTCGCCCGGCGGAAGTCCGACCGGTCGGCTCGTGTACCGGAACCAGAGCGTGAACGTCATCGATCATCGCGATGGCGTGTGGTGGCAGATCAATTCGCCGTACTCCGGCTACGTGCTGGCGGCGTACTTCTGCTGA
- a CDS encoding phosphotransferase family protein, whose protein sequence is MPPDLDVIDSEESYASHRNDPALWEPWGRHALDLVGLPPPERLHVPGESTHPVLVGDNGYVVKFYGRHWSGPDNHAAELDAYRVLDGRGLPVPAIAGAGELRPGSPTWPWPFLVLRTATGRTWRAAVDAGLDRDSRLELAHRIGVTIRALAEVPLTGRVNLRPDRSTFLDLLRTRRAKTVTDHRKWGYLSPRLLDRVEDLLPDPRDLVHGTPIAFVHGDLHGTNIFVDTEQPAVTGLIDFTDVYAGDPRYALVQLHLNAFRADRALLAAALEGLGLERTPRFTRDMLAYTFLHDFEVLEETPLDLHHITEPDELADLLWGPP, encoded by the coding sequence ATCCTATGCGTCCCATCGCAACGACCCCGCGCTGTGGGAGCCGTGGGGACGGCACGCCCTCGACCTCGTCGGCCTCCCGCCACCCGAACGGTTGCACGTACCCGGTGAGAGCACTCACCCGGTTCTGGTGGGGGACAACGGTTACGTGGTCAAGTTCTACGGCCGGCACTGGAGCGGGCCGGACAACCACGCCGCCGAGCTGGACGCCTACCGGGTGCTCGACGGACGCGGCCTCCCCGTGCCCGCCATCGCCGGGGCGGGCGAACTCCGGCCGGGGAGCCCGACCTGGCCGTGGCCGTTCCTCGTGCTGCGCACCGCCACCGGCCGCACCTGGCGGGCCGCCGTCGACGCCGGGTTGGACCGGGACTCGCGGCTCGAACTGGCCCACCGCATCGGCGTCACGATCCGCGCGCTGGCCGAGGTGCCGCTCACCGGTCGGGTGAACCTGAGGCCCGACCGGTCCACCTTCCTGGACCTGCTGCGCACCCGCCGCGCGAAGACCGTCACCGACCACCGGAAGTGGGGCTACCTCTCGCCGCGTCTCCTCGACCGCGTCGAAGACCTCCTGCCGGACCCACGGGACCTGGTCCACGGCACACCGATCGCCTTCGTGCACGGCGACCTGCACGGCACGAACATCTTCGTCGACACCGAGCAGCCGGCCGTCACCGGCCTGATCGACTTCACCGACGTCTACGCGGGCGACCCGCGCTACGCCCTGGTGCAGTTGCACCTCAACGCCTTCCGAGCCGACCGCGCCCTCCTCGCCGCGGCGCTGGAGGGGCTGGGACTGGAGCGGACGCCGCGATTCACCCGCGACATGCTCGCCTACACCTTCCTGCACGACTTCGAGGTATTGGAAGAGACACCACTGGACCTTCACCACATCACCGAGCCGGACGAACTCGCGGACCTGTTGTGGGGACCGCCGTAA